A window of Bacillus toyonensis BCT-7112 genomic DNA:
GCAGCCACTAACAGCGATGCGCTACCATTCACTTGTTGCAGAGCAAGCGAGTTTACCACAATGTTTTGATGTGTTAGCAAATGCTATGGATGATGGAGAAATAATGGCGGTTCGTCATAATTATTATCCGCTTTTCGGGTTACAGTTTCATCCAGAATCAATCGCAACAGAAGAAGGCGGAAAGTTAATACGTGCTTTTTTAGGAGAAGTAAAAGAGGAGGAGAGAGTATGAATACCTATCTTCGTAAATTAGTGGAGGGACAACATTTAACAGAAGAAGAAATGTATGAAGCGGGACTTCTTTTATTAAGTGACAACATATTGGAAAGTGAAGTAGCAGCTTTCTTAGTATTACTGAAAGCGAAAGGTGAAACAGCAGAAGAAATATATGGCCTCGTTCGTGCTCTTCGTGAAAAAGCATTGCCGTTTTCAAACCATATAGAAGGCACGATGGACAATTGCGGAACAGGTGGTGACGGTGCCCAAACGTTCAATGTAAGTACAACATCGGCATTCGTACTAGCAGGAGCAGGTGTAAAGGTGGCAAAGCATGGTAATCGTGCTGTTTCTAGTAAAACAGGAAGTGCGGATTTATTAGAAGAACTCGGTGTAAATATTAGCAGTACGCCAAGCGAAATTGATTATTTACTAGAGCATGTCGGTATCGCTTTCTTATTCGCACCAGCGATGCACCCAGCATTAAGGCGCATTATGAAAATAAGAAAAGAATTAAATGTGCCGACAATCTTTAACTTAATTGGGCCTTTAACGAATCCTGTTAACTTAGAAACACAATTTGTCGGTATTTATAAACGAGATATGTTATTACCAGTTGCGCAAGTATTACAGAAGTTAGGGCGGACACAAGCGCTTGTCGTAAATGGAAGTGGTTTTTTAGATGAAGCATCATTACAGGGAGAAAATCACGTAGCCCTTTTAAAAGATAATGAAATAGTAGAAATGAGTATCGATCCGGAAAAGTATGGTTTCTCAAAAGTGAAAAATGAAGAAATTAGAGGCGGGAATTCAATAGAAAATGCAAAGATTACGCTCGGCGTATTAAATGGAGAAAAGAGTGTTTACCGCGATACCGTTTTATTAAATGCAGGGCTCGCTCTTTTCGCAAACGGAAAAGCGGAAACGATTGAAGAGGGAATTAAACTAGCGACACATAGCATTGACTCTGGAAAAGCATTAGCCAAACTAAACTTATTAATTACAGCAAGCAACGAAAAATTAGAAAGGGTGAATTAAGGTGGGGACGATTTTAGACAAAATTGTAGAGCAGAAGAAAAAAGAAGTTGCGGAGTTATATGAAACATATACACCAGGGAATGAAAAAAGAAAAACATACTCACTCGTAAAAGCTTTAGAGCAATTTACTGTCATTGCAGAAGTAAAGCGAGCATCACCATCAAAAGGAGATATTAATGTACACGTTGATGTACGAAAACAAGTGAAAACTTATGAAGAATGCGGTGCAGGAGCAGTTTCGGTTTTAACAGACGGTCAATTTTTTAAAGGATCGTTTCACGATTTACAAACTGCAAGAGCAGAAAGTAACATTCCGCTTTTATGCAAAGATTTTATAATCGATAAAATCCAAATTGATAGGGCGTATGAAGCTGGTGCAGATCTTATTTTATTAATCGTAGCGGCGTTAACGAAAGAAAAGTTAAAAGAGCTTTATAGCTACGTACTAGAAAAAGGATTAGAAGCGATCGTTGAAGTTCATGATGAACAGGAATTAGAAATTGCAATCCAATTAAATCCGCACGTTATCGGTATTAACAACCGTAATTTAAAAACATTCGAAGTCGATTTAAGCCAAACAGAAAAACTTGGAAAACGATTAAACGAGGAGAAATTACTTTGGATTAGTGAAAGCGGGATTCATTCAAAAGAAGATATTATTCGTGTCAAACGAGCTGGAGCGAAAGGTGTATTAGTTGGAGAAGCACTCATGACATCATCTTCTATTCGTACCTTTTTTGAAGATTGTAAGGTGAACATATGAAAGTGAAAATTTGCGGCATCACTGATGTTGAAACGGCAAACCGTGCTTGTGAATACGGAGTTGATGCACTCGGATTTGTTTTTGCAGAAAGTAAGCGGAAAATCACTCCAAGGCTAGCGAAAGAAATCATTCAGGAGATTCCAGCAAACGTATTAAAAATCGGTGTTTTCGTAAATGAATCAGTAGAAGAGATCCAGAAAATTGCAGATGAATGCGGGTTAACGCATGTGCAACTACATGGGGATGAAGATAATCATCAAATTAAAAGATTGAATATTCCGTCTATAAAAGCGCTAGGAGTAACTTCAGAGGCTGATATGAAAAACGCTCAAACATATGAAACGGATTATATATTGTTTGATAGCCCGAAAGAAAAGTTTCGCGGAGGAAATGGAAAGAAATTTTCATGGGCACTACTTGAGCATATGCCAAAAGAGTTGCGAGAGAAAACGATATTAGCTGGTGGATTAAACGCTCTTAATATAGAAGAAGCGATTCGAACTATTCAGCCGTATATGGTCGATGTAAGTAGCGGAGTGGAGACAGAAGGAAAGAAAGATTTAAAGAAAATAAAACAATTTATTAAAAAAGCGAAGGAGTGTTCCAAATGAACTACGCATATCCAGATGAAAAAGGCCACTACGGTATATACGGAGGACGATACGTTCCAGAAACGTTAATGCAATCTGTATTAGAACTAGAAGAAGCATATAAAGAATCGATGCAAGATGAAGCGTTTCAAAAGGAATTAAATCATTATTTAACAACGTACGTCGGAAGAGAAACACCGCTTTATTTCGCTGAAAATATGACGAAGTATTGCGGCGGTGCAAAGATTTATTTAAAACGTGAAGATTTGAACCATACAGGAGCTCATAAAATTAACAATACAATTGGTCAGGCACTTCTTGCAGTACGAATGGGCAAGAAAAAAGTTGTCGCTGAAACAGGGGCTGGACAACACGGAGTGGCAACCGCTACTGTATGTGCCCTACTTGGATTAGAATGCGTCATCTTTATGGGGGAAGAAGATGTGAGACGTCAAAAATTAAATGTGTTTCGAATGGAATTACTCGGAGCGAAAGTAGAAAGTGTAGCGGCAGGTAGCGGAACATTAAAAGATGCGGTAAACGAGGCGCTTCGTTACTGGGTTTCACATGTGCATGATACGCACTACATTATGGGATCTGTTCTCGGGCCACATCCATTCCCACAAATTGTCCGTGATTTCCAAAGTGTAATTGGGAAAGAAACGAAAAAACAATATGAGGCGTTAGAAGGAAAGTTACCAGAAGCAGTCGTTGCTTGTATTGGCGGTGGTAGTAATGCGATGGGCATGTTTTATCCGTTCGTACACGATGAAGAAGTCGCTCTTTACGGCGTAGAAGCAGCAGGGAAAGGCGTTCATACAGAACAGCACGCAGCGACTTTAACGAAAGGAAGCGTTGGTGTTTTACACGGATCGATGATGTACCTTCTGCAAAATGAAGAAGGACAAATTCAAGAAGCACACTCTATTTCAGCAGGACTTGATTACCCAGGTGTTGGGCCAGAACATAGCTTGCTAAAAGATATTGACCGCGTTTCTTATCATTCCATTACTGATGATGAAGCGTTAGAAGCATTTCAATTATTAACGAAAAAAGAAGGGATTATTCCGGCTTTAGAAAGCTCGCATGCTGTCGCATATGCATTAAAATTAGCGCCGCAAATGAAGAAGGACGAAGGGCTTGTCATTTGTTTATCTGGCCGCGGTGATAAGGATGTAGAGAGTATAAAACGTTATATGGAAGAGGTGTAAAAAATGGGAGTAGAAAAAATTAAAGCAGTATTTGAAAATGGTAAAAAAGCATTTATTCCGTACGTAATGGGCGGAGATGGTGGACTTGAAAAGTTAAAAGAAAGAATTCGTTTTCTAGACGAAGCAGGAGCAAGCATCGTTGAAATTGGTATTCCATTTTCAGATCCAGTCGCAGATGGTCCAACGATTCAAAGAGCAGGGAAACGAGCGCTAGATAGCGGCGTAACAGTAAAAGGCATTTTTCAAGCGTTAGCAGAAGTAAGGAAAGAAGTGCAAATTCCATTTGTACTCATGACATATGTAAATCCAGTACTCGCATTCGGAAAAGAACAATTCATTGAGAGATGCTTAGAGGCAGGTGTGGACGGTATTATCGTTCCAGACTTACCGTATGAAGAACAAAATATTATTGCCCCGTTACTTCGAGAGGCAAACATTGCGCTAATTCCACTCGTTACAGTAACGAGCCCAATTGAGCGAATCGAAAAAATTACGAGTGAATCAGAAGGATTCGTTTACGCCGTTACAGTAGCAGGTGTAACGGGAGTGCGTCAAAACTTTAAAGAGGAAATTCATAGTTACTTAGAAAAAGTAAAATCACATACGCATTTACCGGTAGTGGCAGGGTTCGGTATTTCAACAAAGGAACATGTAGAAGAAATGATTACAATATGTGACGGAGTTGTCGTTGGAAGTAAAGTTATTGAGCTGTTAGAAAATGAAAAACGAGAAGAAATATGTGAATTAATACAGGCAACAAAACAAAAAGAAGAGGCGTAAGTCTCTTCTTTTTGTTTTGCGTAATAAATGTTAAAATATACAGAAAATACATATAATTTAGAGGGTGAGAAAGCATGCTAAGACGTAAACTACTATATCTTCTTTTAACTGTACCACTGTACGCTTGGCTTATTAGCATGACGAAAATAGAGTTGATGGCTCTATTTGTAGGGTATGTATTCATCTTTTCCAACTTAAATCGGATTCAAGAGCAATCTATTTTAGAAGTATGTATATTTTCAATTAGTATAGAACTATTTAGTATCGTTTCGATTGTATTATTAAATGAATTATTTCAATGGATTTATTCATTTTCATTAATGAAACTTGGGAATATTGTACTGCAAGCGATATGTGCTTACATTGTGTTTGTTGTGTTAGGAAAAATAATCGGACAGCAGACGGTTTTTGAGGATAATAGAAAATGGGAGTGAATCAAAAAGGAGCCAAACGGCTTCTTTTTGATTCTGTTGTAAAAACAATTGAAAAATATTACATCTGTTATATAATAGTTAAAAATTGTATTTTTAACGAAATGAGATGATAACATGGCCATATTGTTGGCACTTATCCCAATTATGATGATTTTCATTTGTTTATTTTTATTTAAACAAACGTCATTAAGGTCCTCATTAATTTCTTATGCGGTGTCTGTTGGAATCGTTTTACTCTCGCCAACGTTTCAATTAAGGATAAGTGAAACTGTGCATGCAACGATTAAAGGTTGGTTAATTTGTTTTATTGTCGGGTATGTTTTATTTTTCGGTATTTTTTTATTTCACCTCATGAACAAAATGGGGTACATCGATCAAGTAGCGCGTTTTCTAGAAGAAGTTACTCATGATCGCTTATTACAAATGCTTCTTATGTGCTTTGGTATTTGCCCACTAATTGAATCGGTAAGTGGATTCGGAATTGGCTTCATGGTTGCAGCACCTATCTTTCTTTCATTAGGCTATAAACCGTTTCAAGCTGTACTACTTTCATTTATTGGTTTACTAGCTAGTTCATGGGGCGCAATGGCAACTGGTACGATTATCGGTTCGCAGCTTATAAATATGCCGCTCACAACTCTTGGTACAAATACAGCATTATTAAGCATACCGATTTTCGCATACTTTATCATCCTTTCTTTATACGTTGTCGGTGGCTTTCAGGCAGTTATAGAAAAGTGGAAGGAAGGGATAGGATTCTTTCTATTATTTTCTCTCGGAATCTATCTTTCTAACGCATACGTAAGTGTTGAACTAGCAGGTATATTAAGTTCTATCGTTACCATTACATTTGGCTTTCTTATCATTAAACTAAAAGGGAAAAATGAGCAAACCTTTATAACAGAACATGCTGCGGCAACGGAGAGAGAAGTATCCATTATAAAAATTATTAGCCCTTATATCTTCTTAACAGTTTGTATTTTACTTTCTCGCCTCGTTCCACCATTACATGATTTGTTCAGATCATATGCAGTCCTTGATTTAAAATCATATTCTTACAAATT
This region includes:
- a CDS encoding phosphoribosylanthranilate isomerase; the encoded protein is MKVKICGITDVETANRACEYGVDALGFVFAESKRKITPRLAKEIIQEIPANVLKIGVFVNESVEEIQKIADECGLTHVQLHGDEDNHQIKRLNIPSIKALGVTSEADMKNAQTYETDYILFDSPKEKFRGGNGKKFSWALLEHMPKELREKTILAGGLNALNIEEAIRTIQPYMVDVSSGVETEGKKDLKKIKQFIKKAKECSK
- the trpC gene encoding indole-3-glycerol phosphate synthase TrpC; translation: MGTILDKIVEQKKKEVAELYETYTPGNEKRKTYSLVKALEQFTVIAEVKRASPSKGDINVHVDVRKQVKTYEECGAGAVSVLTDGQFFKGSFHDLQTARAESNIPLLCKDFIIDKIQIDRAYEAGADLILLIVAALTKEKLKELYSYVLEKGLEAIVEVHDEQELEIAIQLNPHVIGINNRNLKTFEVDLSQTEKLGKRLNEEKLLWISESGIHSKEDIIRVKRAGAKGVLVGEALMTSSSIRTFFEDCKVNI
- a CDS encoding L-lactate permease, which codes for MAILLALIPIMMIFICLFLFKQTSLRSSLISYAVSVGIVLLSPTFQLRISETVHATIKGWLICFIVGYVLFFGIFLFHLMNKMGYIDQVARFLEEVTHDRLLQMLLMCFGICPLIESVSGFGIGFMVAAPIFLSLGYKPFQAVLLSFIGLLASSWGAMATGTIIGSQLINMPLTTLGTNTALLSIPIFAYFIILSLYVVGGFQAVIEKWKEGIGFFLLFSLGIYLSNAYVSVELAGILSSIVTITFGFLIIKLKGKNEQTFITEHAAATEREVSIIKIISPYIFLTVCILLSRLVPPLHDLFRSYAVLDLKSYSYKLEMLYSPGFWLGMTCLFTIIFFRIPSHIMKQSLLQTIKQWIPFAITTTMFIAISELMGASGMHSLLAKTAGETFGTFFVFVAPFIGGIGGFLTGSNAGSNAMFIKLQMQTAQNVALPWQYVTTLQNTASSVATIACPSRITLGAYLCNIPYRENELLKKTTLMIFGAVLLVVVEVIFWYMLRK
- the trpA gene encoding tryptophan synthase subunit alpha; protein product: MGVEKIKAVFENGKKAFIPYVMGGDGGLEKLKERIRFLDEAGASIVEIGIPFSDPVADGPTIQRAGKRALDSGVTVKGIFQALAEVRKEVQIPFVLMTYVNPVLAFGKEQFIERCLEAGVDGIIVPDLPYEEQNIIAPLLREANIALIPLVTVTSPIERIEKITSESEGFVYAVTVAGVTGVRQNFKEEIHSYLEKVKSHTHLPVVAGFGISTKEHVEEMITICDGVVVGSKVIELLENEKREEICELIQATKQKEEA
- the trpB gene encoding tryptophan synthase subunit beta, with product MNYAYPDEKGHYGIYGGRYVPETLMQSVLELEEAYKESMQDEAFQKELNHYLTTYVGRETPLYFAENMTKYCGGAKIYLKREDLNHTGAHKINNTIGQALLAVRMGKKKVVAETGAGQHGVATATVCALLGLECVIFMGEEDVRRQKLNVFRMELLGAKVESVAAGSGTLKDAVNEALRYWVSHVHDTHYIMGSVLGPHPFPQIVRDFQSVIGKETKKQYEALEGKLPEAVVACIGGGSNAMGMFYPFVHDEEVALYGVEAAGKGVHTEQHAATLTKGSVGVLHGSMMYLLQNEEGQIQEAHSISAGLDYPGVGPEHSLLKDIDRVSYHSITDDEALEAFQLLTKKEGIIPALESSHAVAYALKLAPQMKKDEGLVICLSGRGDKDVESIKRYMEEV
- a CDS encoding DUF4029 domain-containing protein, which translates into the protein MLRRKLLYLLLTVPLYAWLISMTKIELMALFVGYVFIFSNLNRIQEQSILEVCIFSISIELFSIVSIVLLNELFQWIYSFSLMKLGNIVLQAICAYIVFVVLGKIIGQQTVFEDNRKWE
- the trpD gene encoding anthranilate phosphoribosyltransferase; the encoded protein is MNTYLRKLVEGQHLTEEEMYEAGLLLLSDNILESEVAAFLVLLKAKGETAEEIYGLVRALREKALPFSNHIEGTMDNCGTGGDGAQTFNVSTTSAFVLAGAGVKVAKHGNRAVSSKTGSADLLEELGVNISSTPSEIDYLLEHVGIAFLFAPAMHPALRRIMKIRKELNVPTIFNLIGPLTNPVNLETQFVGIYKRDMLLPVAQVLQKLGRTQALVVNGSGFLDEASLQGENHVALLKDNEIVEMSIDPEKYGFSKVKNEEIRGGNSIENAKITLGVLNGEKSVYRDTVLLNAGLALFANGKAETIEEGIKLATHSIDSGKALAKLNLLITASNEKLERVN